The following proteins are encoded in a genomic region of Irregularibacter muris:
- a CDS encoding ABC transporter permease subunit: MNIRVHEFKKVITSPVIIGLIVLFITFNFVLIFQHNYIGDELPIINELVNKLGYEINDEMLGNFQDYYGDKLKKMNEMTYTKTSKTYVNVGSFLEEVESNYGLYKVYTDEELDFVNQLMVIETYLSLIEDMEDKYATLDMMEFAEGQISMYGLSGSAAETVRSNYLKLGERLNQLLENGEHKNMFFIGPIYRMHSLLFENIFKMIIFQIMIIVVLITGYLMNYEFENKTPLVVYSTKRGRNIIWDKLLVSISSGMIATTLIMGITLIGYFSVFSYTGLWNVPISNYFNWESVFPLISWWNMSFLQYLISSIILTYICGILFTGITFILSIFTKSSYISFFAFGILFGLILLMPNIMPKDNNLIFVLGFTPFNLVLNPHIWFTGTDPFSIFKHYETITVGVWSLFLFITARLSARKFKREDIY, from the coding sequence ATGAATATAAGAGTCCATGAATTTAAAAAAGTGATTACTTCCCCAGTCATTATAGGACTCATAGTATTGTTTATAACTTTTAATTTTGTGTTAATCTTTCAACATAATTATATAGGAGATGAACTTCCAATCATAAATGAGCTTGTTAATAAGCTAGGATATGAAATCAACGATGAAATGCTGGGAAACTTTCAAGACTATTATGGAGATAAACTTAAAAAGATGAATGAAATGACATATACTAAGACCTCTAAAACTTATGTTAATGTAGGAAGTTTTCTAGAGGAAGTGGAGAGTAACTATGGGTTATATAAAGTTTATACAGATGAAGAGTTAGATTTTGTTAATCAGTTAATGGTTATAGAAACGTATCTTAGTTTAATAGAAGATATGGAGGATAAATATGCAACCCTTGATATGATGGAATTCGCAGAAGGACAGATATCCATGTATGGTCTCAGTGGTAGTGCTGCTGAAACAGTTAGAAGTAATTATCTAAAACTTGGAGAGAGACTAAACCAGCTCTTAGAAAATGGTGAGCATAAAAATATGTTTTTTATTGGACCAATATATAGAATGCATTCCTTATTATTTGAGAATATATTTAAAATGATAATTTTCCAGATAATGATCATAGTTGTCCTCATAACAGGTTATCTAATGAACTATGAATTTGAAAACAAAACCCCCCTTGTAGTCTATAGTACAAAGAGAGGGAGAAATATAATCTGGGACAAACTATTAGTATCAATAAGCAGTGGAATGATTGCCACAACACTTATTATGGGGATTACTTTAATAGGTTATTTCTCAGTATTTAGTTATACAGGACTTTGGAATGTCCCTATAAGTAATTACTTTAACTGGGAAAGTGTCTTTCCCCTTATTTCCTGGTGGAATATGTCCTTTCTCCAGTATTTAATAAGTTCAATCATTTTGACTTACATTTGTGGCATATTATTTACAGGCATTACATTTATACTGTCTATATTTACAAAAAGCAGCTATATTTCATTTTTTGCCTTTGGAATCCTATTTGGATTAATCTTGCTCATGCCTAATATAATGCCAAAGGACAATAACTTAATATTTGTACTAGGGTTCACCCCATTTAATTTAGTCCTTAATCCACACATTTGGTTTACAGGTACAGATCCCTTTTCAATCTTTAAGCATTATGAAACTATTACGGTAGGAGTATGGTCTCTATTCCTATTTATCACGGCGAGATTATCTGCTAGAAAATTTAAAAGAGAAGACATTTACTAA
- a CDS encoding SPFH domain-containing protein, producing MLSFIVGFIIIVAIISLVISNIRIVPQATAFVIERLGAYQGTWSVGLHVKVPLIDRVANRVSLKERVVDFPPQPVITKDNVTMQIDTVVYYQITDSKSYTYGVENPISAIENLTATTLRNIIGDLELDETLTSRDTINTQMRSILDEATDPWGIKVNRVELKNIIPPAEIQDAMERQMKAERERREAILRAEGEKKSAVLVSEGRKESAILEAQAEKEAAILRAEAKKEAQIREAEGQAEAILKVQEATAEGLRMLNQAAPTQEVISLKSLEAFAKAADGKATKIIIPSEIQGLAGLATSLGEFVKKED from the coding sequence ATGTTATCATTTATAGTAGGTTTTATTATTATTGTGGCAATTATTAGTTTAGTAATTAGCAATATTCGAATTGTACCCCAAGCTACAGCCTTTGTTATTGAAAGATTGGGAGCTTATCAAGGAACCTGGAGTGTGGGGCTTCATGTGAAGGTGCCTTTAATTGATCGAGTGGCCAATAGAGTATCCCTAAAAGAAAGAGTCGTGGATTTTCCCCCTCAACCTGTAATTACCAAGGATAACGTTACTATGCAAATTGATACCGTGGTATATTATCAGATTACCGATTCTAAATCCTATACCTATGGAGTAGAAAATCCTATTTCAGCCATAGAAAATCTCACAGCTACTACCCTAAGAAATATTATAGGAGATTTAGAGCTTGATGAAACCCTTACTTCTAGAGATACCATCAATACCCAAATGAGGAGTATCCTAGATGAAGCAACTGATCCCTGGGGGATCAAAGTAAATCGAGTAGAATTGAAAAACATTATTCCCCCTGCTGAAATTCAAGATGCTATGGAAAGACAAATGAAAGCAGAGCGAGAGAGACGGGAAGCTATCCTTAGGGCAGAGGGAGAGAAAAAATCTGCTGTTTTAGTATCAGAAGGAAGAAAAGAATCTGCCATTTTAGAAGCCCAGGCTGAAAAAGAGGCAGCAATTCTTCGGGCGGAAGCCAAAAAAGAGGCACAAATCCGAGAAGCAGAAGGTCAAGCAGAAGCCATTTTAAAAGTGCAAGAAGCTACCGCAGAGGGCTTGCGTATGCTAAATCAAGCTGCGCCTACCCAAGAGGTTATTTCTCTAAAAAGCTTAGAAGCCTTTGCTAAAGCAGCCGACGGCAAGGCTACAAAAATTATCATCCCCTCAGAAATTCAAGGATTGGCAGGACTGGCAACGTCCTTAGGAGAATTTGTGAAGAAGGAAGATTAA
- a CDS encoding histidinol-phosphatase: MITDYHVHLETGPYTMQWLKQYVEAAQKQGVTDLGFSEHGYRFKQSKEILWNSWIEKRQTEDIEDYVNLILKAKKQGLPVKLGIEMDFIPGKEEEIEEFLNPYPWDYVIGSVHWLGDWGFDIIERREGWKNKNVMKVYEEYFYIIKQLLDSQQFDIVGHIDVIKVLGHQPEKKDQDLLEELYDELIPHIKDSGITVEMSTAGLRKPVQELYPSRLLMEKLRSHGIPMMINSDAHRPEDVGRDYDKGIAYLKQYDIGEISTFENRKRKIVPLG, from the coding sequence ATGATTACTGATTATCATGTTCACTTGGAGACAGGACCCTATACTATGCAGTGGCTTAAACAATATGTAGAGGCAGCACAAAAACAGGGAGTAACCGACTTGGGATTTTCTGAGCACGGATACCGCTTTAAGCAGTCAAAAGAAATATTATGGAATTCTTGGATTGAAAAAAGACAAACAGAGGATATAGAGGATTATGTGAATTTAATTTTAAAAGCGAAAAAACAGGGATTGCCAGTTAAGTTAGGTATAGAAATGGATTTTATACCAGGCAAGGAGGAAGAAATCGAGGAGTTTCTAAATCCCTATCCTTGGGATTATGTCATTGGTTCTGTTCATTGGTTAGGGGATTGGGGATTTGATATAATAGAGAGGAGAGAAGGTTGGAAGAATAAGAATGTCATGAAGGTTTATGAGGAATATTTTTATATCATAAAGCAATTATTGGACTCCCAACAATTTGATATAGTAGGGCATATTGATGTAATAAAAGTACTTGGACATCAGCCTGAAAAAAAAGATCAAGATTTACTAGAGGAACTTTATGATGAACTCATTCCCCATATAAAAGATAGTGGTATTACTGTGGAAATGAGTACCGCAGGGCTTAGAAAGCCTGTACAAGAACTCTATCCTTCAAGATTGTTAATGGAGAAATTAAGGTCTCATGGTATTCCCATGATGATCAATTCTGATGCCCATCGGCCAGAGGATGTGGGAAGAGATTATGATAAGGGCATTGCTTATTTAAAACAATATGATATTGGAGAAATTAGCACCTTTGAAAATCGAAAAAGAAAAATAGTTCCCTTAGGCTAA
- a CDS encoding ABC transporter ATP-binding protein, with amino-acid sequence MLTIYNVSKNFGDFSALENINLEFTNGVYGLLAPNGAGKTTLMKIITTLLYPSGGEVLYDGQDIFKMGENYRDILGYLPQEFGYYKNYSPKQYLLYIAAIKGIEDKVAKERVKKLLRLVALEDVTNKKMKKFSGGMIQRVGIAQAMLNNPKILILDEPTAGLDPRERVRFRNLLTDLSRERIVILSTHIVSDVESIANEIVMIKDKGILYKDSIKNICKIIEGMIYETEIDFQDASSFKRRYQSLSEKQEEGKMKIRFISKEAPISTWRSVSPSLEDVFLYIYNDGTLEGDNV; translated from the coding sequence ATGTTAACAATATACAATGTTAGTAAAAACTTTGGGGATTTTTCTGCCCTTGAAAATATTAATCTTGAATTTACAAATGGAGTATATGGTTTATTAGCCCCTAATGGTGCAGGCAAGACGACCTTAATGAAGATAATAACTACACTGCTTTATCCCAGTGGAGGTGAGGTGCTTTATGATGGTCAAGATATTTTCAAAATGGGAGAGAATTATCGAGATATACTAGGCTATTTACCTCAAGAATTTGGATACTATAAAAATTATAGCCCAAAGCAATACCTTCTATATATAGCAGCTATAAAGGGAATAGAAGACAAAGTGGCCAAGGAAAGAGTGAAGAAACTTTTAAGGCTTGTAGCCTTGGAAGATGTTACAAATAAAAAGATGAAAAAATTCTCGGGTGGGATGATTCAACGAGTGGGAATAGCTCAAGCTATGTTAAATAATCCTAAAATTCTCATATTAGATGAACCAACAGCAGGGTTAGATCCAAGGGAAAGGGTACGATTTAGAAATCTTCTAACAGATCTGTCTAGGGAGAGGATTGTTATCCTATCAACCCATATTGTATCTGATGTGGAGTCCATAGCCAATGAAATTGTAATGATTAAAGATAAGGGGATTCTTTATAAAGATAGTATAAAAAATATCTGTAAGATAATAGAAGGAATGATATACGAAACTGAAATTGATTTTCAGGATGCTTCAAGTTTTAAAAGACGCTATCAATCTTTATCTGAAAAGCAAGAGGAAGGAAAAATGAAAATAAGATTTATATCTAAAGAAGCTCCTATTTCCACATGGAGATCAGTATCCCCAAGTCTTGAAGATGTATTTTTGTATATATATAATGATGGAACATTAGAAGGGGATAATGTATAA
- a CDS encoding RNA polymerase sigma factor: protein MNEELQWIKQIRLESNKMAANKLITKYYKEIYAYIYRQTLNKELSMDLTQEIFIRVLQSISNYDEKKASFRTWLYRISTYRIVDYYRSKHYKYNSLETSINDYDIKDNEDFTISVEYKEDVEKIMEVVNKLDISNQRILRLKLFADYTFKEISEILGLSESTVKTKYYSTVKRIKKDLKEW from the coding sequence GTGAATGAAGAGCTACAATGGATAAAGCAGATTAGATTAGAATCAAATAAGATGGCAGCAAATAAGCTTATAACTAAATATTATAAAGAAATATATGCTTATATATACAGACAAACCTTAAACAAGGAATTATCTATGGATCTAACCCAAGAAATATTTATAAGGGTACTACAATCTATCAGTAACTATGATGAGAAAAAGGCTTCTTTTAGAACATGGCTATACAGGATATCTACCTATAGGATTGTAGATTATTATCGATCAAAGCATTATAAATACAATTCTCTAGAGACTTCCATTAATGATTATGACATTAAAGATAATGAAGATTTTACGATATCGGTGGAATACAAGGAAGATGTTGAAAAAATCATGGAAGTAGTAAACAAATTGGATATTTCAAATCAGCGAATTTTAAGACTAAAGCTTTTTGCAGACTACACTTTTAAGGAAATATCGGAGATACTTGGGCTTTCTGAGTCTACAGTAAAAACAAAATATTATTCTACTGTAAAAAGAATAAAGAAAGACTTGAAGGAGTGGTAA
- a CDS encoding NfeD family protein, translated as MFVIIEAVTLGLTTIWFALGALIALLASMLGASLPIQIFLFLLGSGISLYFTRPVVQKILKVGHTRTNVDGLVGQKARVIERVNPVEGKGKVMVAGQVWSAKTLDGCILEEDEEVEILDIQGVKLVVKTLQE; from the coding sequence GTGTTTGTCATTATAGAAGCTGTGACTTTAGGTCTTACCACGATTTGGTTTGCCCTGGGAGCTCTCATTGCCTTATTAGCATCCATGCTGGGAGCATCTTTACCTATACAAATTTTTCTGTTTTTGTTGGGATCGGGAATATCCTTATATTTTACAAGACCGGTTGTACAGAAAATATTAAAGGTTGGCCATACCAGGACCAATGTGGATGGTTTAGTTGGACAAAAGGCTAGAGTGATTGAAAGGGTAAATCCCGTAGAAGGCAAGGGCAAAGTCATGGTGGCAGGACAAGTTTGGTCTGCCAAGACACTAGATGGATGTATCCTTGAAGAGGATGAAGAAGTAGAAATATTGGATATACAAGGTGTTAAATTGGTTGTAAAGACCCTACAAGAATAG